A single Acropora palmata chromosome 5, jaAcrPala1.3, whole genome shotgun sequence DNA region contains:
- the LOC141881559 gene encoding histone acetyltransferase KAT2A-like — protein sequence MAASQSSLNDVSTSTNGSENAKRPGSLQITPSELNRPANLQRIAQRKAQIKTYPTRKKLEKLGVYSSCKAEDSCKCNGWKNPNPPPTPAKVDLSQPLANLTDPCRSCSHTLGSHISHLHDIPENELNRLLCMVIDVENLFMCVHKEEDADTKQVYFYLFKLLRKGILQMSKVNLEGPLGTPPFEKPNIEKAVLNFVLYKFGHLPQREWQIMHDLAKMFLHCVNHWKLETPTAKKQHSQGEDLAAYKMNYTRWLCYCQVPVFCDSLQKYDPTAVFGRVLLRSVFSVMRRQLMERFRAERDKMPADKRTIVLTHFPRFLSMLEEEVYGENSPIWDDDFTVPQSLSLGASRITLPLTPLIDKGESLVATASSAVGSGLSSVSSVFQLSNSSSPTEDVSVEKRSLDDDASPSGSKRQKLAGDVPLEVLTQIVATLSDPSAMLGPEGGLYPGTHSARDEAARCEERRGVIEFHVVGNSFNRQPSRQTLLWLVGLQNVFSYQLPRMPKEYISRLVFDPKHKTLALVKDNKPIGGICFRMFPTQNFTEIVFCAVTSNEQVKGYGTHLMNHLKDYHVKHSVLNFLTYADEYAIGYFKKQGFSKDIRMQKSSYIGYIKDYEGATLMHCAINSRIQYTEFSTIIRKQKEIVKKLIDKKQTEIRKVYPGLKCFQEGVRQIPVESIPGIRETGWKPSLTKSEDVVSDADQLQTQLKNILTQVKNHASSWPFQRPVEISEAPDYYDHIKYPMDLRTMTERLKSGYFSSKKLFIADMMRIFTNCRTYNAPDTEYYKCANTVERFFLSKIKELRKA from the exons atggcggctaGCCAGTCAAGTCTGAATGATGTATCGACTTCTACAAACGGTTCAGAAAACGCAAAACGCCCGGGATCACTACAGATAACACCATCAGAACTTAACCGTCCGGCAAACTTACAAAGAATTGCTCAAAGAAAAGCCCAAATCAAGACTTACCCCACTAGAAAGAAGCTAGAAAAGTTAGGCGTCTATTCATCTTGCAAG GCAGAAGATTCTTGCAAATGCAATGGATGGAAAAACCCCAACCCTCCCCCCACTCCTGCCAAAGTTGACCTTTCTCAGCCACTAGCCAATCTGACAGATCCCTGCCGCAGCTGCAGCCACACCCTCGGATCTCATATCTCACACTTACATGATATTCCTGAGAATGAACTTAACAGACTTCTGTGTATGGTTATTGATGTCGAGAACTTGTTTATGTGCGTACATAAAGAAGAAGATGCCGACACCAAGCAAGtttatttctatttatttaaACTCTTGAGGAAGGGAATTTTGCAGATGTCAAAAGTGAATTTAGAAGGACCTCTTGGAACACCACCATTTGAAAAACCAAACATTGAAAAG GCTGTCCTTAATTTTGTGCTTTACAAGTTTGGCCACCTTCCACAAAGGGAATGGCAGATAATGCATGATTTGGCGAAGATGTTTTTACACTGTGTCAATCACTGGAAACTAGAAACACCAACAGCAAAGAAACAGCATTCCCAAGGGGAAGATCTTGCAGCGTACAAAATGAACTATACAAG GTGGTTATGTTACTGTCAAGTGCCAGTTTTTTGTGACAGTCTTCAAAAGTATGATCCTACGGCTGTGTTTGGCCGGGTTCTTTTAAGATCAGTGTTCTCTGTGATGAGAAGACAGCTCATGGAGAGGTTTAGAGCAGAAAGGGACAAAATGCCTGCAGACAAGAGGACTATTGTCTTGACCCACTTTCCTAG GTTTCTTTCAATGCTAGAGGAAGAGGTATACGGTGAGAATTCTCCAATCTGGGATGACGACTTCACTGTTCCTCAGTCATTATCTCTGGGCGCTTCACGAATCACGTTGCCTTTAACACCCCTTATAGACAAGGGAGAATCCCTTGTAGCTACAGCAAG TTCAGCCGTAGGTTCTGGTCTGTCATCAGTATCTTCAGTGTTCCAGTTATCAAATTCGTCGTCACCTACTGAAG ATGTTAGTGTGGAGAAAAGAAGTCTGGATGATGATGCATCGCCGTCTGGTTCAAAGCGGCAGAAACTGGCAG GAGATGTCCCTTTGGAAGTTTTAACTCAGATAGTTGCAACATTGTCTGATCCATCAGCCATGCTAGGACCTGAA GGTGGCTTGTATCCTGGAACACACAGTGCCAGAGATGAAGCAGCACGTTGTGAAGAAAGAAGAGGTGTCATtgaatttcacgttgttggcAACTCATTCAACAGACAGCCTTCCAGGCAAACGCTACTCTGGCTTGTTGGATTACAGAATGTATTTTCCTATCAGTTGCCAAGAATGCCCAAAGAGTACATTTCAAGACTAGTATTTGATCC gaAACATAAGACGTTAGCCCTTGTGAAGGACAACAAACCCATTGGGGGGATTTGTTTTCGCATGTTTCCCACACAGAACTTCACAGAAATTGTGTTTTGTGCTGTTACCTCCAATGAACAAGTCAAG GGATATGGTACACATTTGATGAACCATCTCAAAGACTACCACGTCAAACATTCAGTTCTAAATTTTCTTACTTACGCTGATGAGTATGCAATTGGTTACTTCAAAAAACAG GGGTTCAGCAAGGACATTAGGATGCAAAAGTCATCGTATATTGGTTACATAAAAGATTATGAAGGAGCAACATTGATGCAC TGCGCAATCAATTCCAGAATCCAGTACACAGAATTTTCCACAATCATACGGAAGCAAAAAGAG ATTGTGAAGAAACTGATTGACAAaaagcaaactgaaattcGGAAAGTTTACCCAGGACTCAAGTGTTTTCAGGAAGGAGTGCGGCAAATTCCTGTGGAGAGTATTCCAGGAATAC GTGAAACTGGATGGAAACCTTCACTGACTAAGAG CGAAGACGTTGTCTCCGATGCAGACCAACTACAGACTCAACTAAAGAACATTCTGACACAAGTCAAG aATCACGCTAGTTCGTGGCCTTTCCAGAGACCTGTGGAAATTTCTGAGGCACCTGATTATTATGATCATATCAAGTATCCCATGG ATCTGCGCACCATGACAGAGAGATTGAAGAGTGGTTACTTCAGCTCCAAGAAGCTGTTTATCGCAGATATGATGAGGATTTTTACCAACTGTCGCACTTACAACGCACCAGACACCGAGTATTACAAATGTGCCAATACTGTAGAGCGATTCTTCctcagcaaaataaaagaactaaGGAAGGCTTGA
- the LOC141881565 gene encoding low molecular weight phosphotyrosine protein phosphatase-like, which yields MADVKFRKILFVCLGNICRSPSAEAILKHLIQQRDDSSKWEIDSAGILDFHEGRPSDKRGLDVLKRHGISNPHRARQVREDDFRHFDLILAFDDSNVEDLKDFKPNDGTARAKVELFGTYDPKGKRTIHDPYYGDISDFEEMFDHIYRCCQEFLRAY from the coding sequence ATGGCGGACGTCAAATTCCGTAAAATTCTTTTCGTTTGCCTGGGAAATATCTGCCGTTCGCCATCTGCTGAAGCAATTCTTAAGCATCTTATTCAGCAAAGAGACGATAGCAGTAAGTGGGAAATCGATAGTGCCGGAATACTCGATTTTCATGAAGGCCGACCATCCGATAAACGTGGATTGGATGTGTTGAAGAGACATGGAATATCAAATCCTCACCGGGCCCGACAAGTGCGCGAGGATGATTTCCGACATTTTGACTTGATCTTGGCTTTTGACGACAGTAATGTAGAAGATCTGAAGGATTTTAAACCTAATGATGGCACTGCGCGAGCCAAAGTAGAGTTGTTTGGAACATACGACCCCAAAGGAAAGAGAACTATTCACGACCCTTACTATGGAGACATTTCAGATTTCGAAGAAATGTTTGATCACATTTATAGATGCTGTCAGGAATTTTTGCGGGCATACTAG
- the LOC141881561 gene encoding uncharacterized protein LOC141881561 has translation MARPRKKCVAFVLLLLAVYVVFSLISLHLNGDEIVKLPDKVKAQEDAHSGLSHVLYLTRPIADRHAKYGLKDQRESDVFLDVEGHNKLSANGLGLSKAENTNLSHRTSQEHKHKFLFVFRYYEQLGRATSNLIDLASLAKYNNRFLVVPYVNNSRMCGLAGGVSHHYRKVERRNQRKYASMDEYFNVQYFNLKLYSRGYSTLRHFRDLESHCENRFNIVLHFLFQDETFKKDTALWYRVSEDEVKALYKQVKVHDGWVDCPGIKRSSLSKQIDFKVNRYICVDPEIIRSARELEDKVLKGARCVAIVQWRGNGYERVHFPLDSSISQALRPSDFEFNAQLVKIARDFVANTFKGKFIGVHVRSERHVERKGLNVTIRCFEKLATRVRESQQAIQVTEVFLASDLTDYGSDTLRNFAGANERGSLSQLLMKFLNKPATFNPKGILYDTGAIAIVEMNILSMATRLITLGGGNFQEWALALFQKSHNNESKRIHRMCELI, from the coding sequence ATGGCTCGACCAAGAAAGAAATGTGTAGCCTTTGTCCTCCTTCTCCTCGCTGTGTACGTCGTTTTCAGTCTCATTTCGTTGCATTTGAATGGTGATGAGATTGTGAAGCTTCCCGATAAAGTTAAAGCTCAAGAAGATGCGCATTCTGGACTGTCACACGTACTCTATCTAACAAGACCCATAGCTGACAGACATGCCAAGTACGGCTTAAAAGATCAGAGGGAAAGTGATGTCTTCTTGGATGTCGAGGGTCACAATAAATTATCGGCCAATGGACTCGGCCTAAGCAAAGCTGAGAACACGAACCTGTCACATCGTACTTCACAGGAACATAAgcataaatttttatttgtgtttcGATATTATGAACAGCTAGGCAGAGCTACAAGCAATCTAATAGACTTGGCTTCGCTTGCTAAGTATAATAACCGCTTTTTAGTAGTACCATATGTGAATAACTCTCGGATGTGTGGTCTTGCTGGAGGTGTCAGTCATCACTACCGCAAAGTCGAGAGACGCAACCAAAGAAAGTACGCGTCGATGGATGAATATTTTAATGTgcaatattttaatttaaaactcTATTCTCGGGGTTATAGCACTTTAAGACATTTTCGTGACCTCGAGTCCCACTGCGAAAACAGATTCAATATCgtattgcattttttattcCAAGATGAAACCTTCAAGAAGGACACAGCCTTGTGGTACAGAGTTAGCGAGGATGAAGTTAAGGCATTGTACAAACAAGTCAAAGTACACGATGGATGGGTAGACTGCCCAGGGATAAAACGCTCAAGTCTCAGTAAACAGATTGATTTCAAAGTAAATCGTTATATCTGTGTAGATCCCGAAATTATACGATCAGCGAGAGAGTTGGAAGATAAGGTCCTTAAAGGAGCAAGATGTGTCGCCATTGTACAGTGGCGGGGAAATGGTTATGAAAGAGTTCATTTCCCTTTGGACTCGTCAATTTCTCAGGCTTTGCGGCCATCTGACTTTGAATTCAACGCACAGCTCGTTAAAATTGCAAGGGACTTTGTGGCGAATACATTTAAAGGCAAATTTATAGGTGTCCACGTCCGTTCTGAGAGGCACGTCGAAAGAAAAGGACTTAATGTCACAATACGATGTTTCGAAAAACTAGCAACTCGTGTTCGCGAGTCTCAACAAGCGATTCAAGTAACTGAGGTGTTTCTTGCCTCAGATTTGACGGATTATGGTTCAGACACGCTAAGGAATTTTGCTGGGGCGAACGAACGTGGGTCTTTATCACAGTTATTGATGAAATTTCTAAACAAGCCAGCAACGTTTAATCCAAAAGGAATTCTGTATGATACTGGTGCTATTGCCATAGTTGAGATGAACATTCTATCCATGGCCACAAGACTTATTACTTTAGGCGGTGGAAATTTTCAAGAGTGGGCTCTGGCCTTGTTTCAAAAGTCACACAATAACGAGAGCAAAAGAATTCATAGAATGTGTGAACTTATTTGA